tctctcctctctctctctctctctctcttgccgtGTAGCCGTTTCTTGTTTCCTCGATAATGACCTCTGATTTTTTACCGAAATCCGGTGCATTTTATATTCGCGCATTAATCTGCTTTTACATTTTTAGGCATTTCCATCTAGATTCCGATTGGCACTAGTCCTTAGTAAAATGATTTTCGTAGAAAGAGCATGAGTCCCGTGGTGCTTTGGTGCTTGTACGTAATTGACCGTGTTCATATTATCCGGAGTTGGTGCATATTCAATAGTCCCTATTTTCACTTTATGAATGTCAAAACTAATAGAATGGTTTAGCTTTTTTTATCCTATGAATGTTGATTTTAAGGAGTAATTATCCTTTCCTAATCTTTATTACTCAACCTAAGAATGACTATTTGCAATCCTCAAATACTGAAGTTGTACTTAGAGTGATCTTTTAATTCCTATGGCCTGAAAATGGAGAGTCGGTCtatgcattttctttccttttgccgCTTCTCTCTCCAAGAGTCGAAGGGAAATAGTGTATCTATTTGCTTGCGACCGCCATCTGGATCCTCTTCCTCAAGGATCACGGATGAGGGAACCCCACGAGAGCTGCCGATTCTAACTACCATTTATATATAATCCATGCTAGATTTGACCAATTGCCTGTCTTGTATATTGTTTGCCTACTTGAAGAATATGATTGAGCTATCAATATTTGGATTGGTAGGGAACATTCAGTTTGAATAGCGCAtctgatgatttccttgaaagCGTGTCCTCTTAAATCGAGAGTAATTGAACTTCCTATTTACAGATTAAGCTCTGATAGCCTTCATTCTTCTCATTCAACCATCAACTTTTTGATGGAATTCAAGTATCGGTAATCATTTCCCTAAGAAAAATCTGCTCAAGCTAGAGTTTCCTGCATCAGCTCTGCTTGAGGTTATGATGCTCGAAAACCCATTTTTAGCGAATCGGTAATTTTGTAAGCTAGCATTTTGGAACAGCACCGACAGAAACTATTTCGCAATGCTTCTGCATTGTTGTGATGCTCTAAGCATCTATAGAAGCAAAACTGGCCAGGCAATCTCTGTAACTCGCCCTTcatggaggaaaaagaaaaagatgcatCGCTATTTAACGGGTCCCATTGGACTAAAATTTTGAGAACACCAACCAAATGCCGCTGCACAAAATCTGTTTGGACTGAACTAGATAATGAACCTGacaatttgggaagaaaaaaacaCCAATAATCAGCAGTGAGGTGACGAAACCAccaccattttcttttcaatcctATTCAAAATTGGACAGCCTTGGGTCTCAACATATACAATCTAACACCAGACAAGACCTGTGCAGAGAATCCTAGACAGCATCTATTGCTCAGTCCAGGGATGCCGCAAGCTTTTCCTCATCTACATCAAAGGCTTTCCTAGCTTGTTttagttcttcttgcatagacAGCAACTCTTTGCAGCGGTTAAGCTTTGGTGCATCCTGCAGGACCAAGTATTTAACGATCTTGCTTTCAAAAACAGTATATCAATGAAGAGGATGAGAGCAACGGGATGCAAAGTTTGTTCATTAATTACTTCCACAATGTCAGTGAAGATGAAATGATGAGTAACATTCCACCATATAAGGATGAAAGAGCATGCACCATGATAGTAGTAGCCAACAAAAACACAATGGAAGGGTGACCGTGCAAGGTGATAACTACGCTGTTCTAAGATATACGCCATGGTTTTGCAAAAGCAACCTGACTACAAGGATCAAAATAGATGAGGCAAAAGTAagctattctgaattttttttcccaagaatCAATGTAATTCATACACCCCATCAAAATGGGTTGGAGATCAGACAAAATTTAAAACACTAACATGCAAAATGAagcaatagaaaaaaatgaaaaggaaaaagctttgCTGACCATACCTTGCGGACTAGGTAAAGAAAATCCTCAACAGATAGCTTTCCCCTCTTTGATCCCATATCCTGTGCTTTATGTGCCTGCACATCTCAAGACAGCAACTTAATTTCTCGATGCCTCCTACAAGAAATGCAAATGCCATAACAACAGTACTTACAAAATCTGTGACGTACTCCAACACAATGTCCTCAACAAGTGCCACAGTTTCTGGAAGTGGCTGATCATCAAACAAATTTAGCTGAGTGAATATATGCCATTGTATAGAAAGGACTTGAAGGGACAATAAGTCTCCACGCATTTCAAAGCAAATCACATGTTAATTACTCGTCAACACCCAATGGAACCATCTGACAAAATATTCTCTAAATGTAGAAAGAAAACATTTCAATCTTGAACATCCAGAGTTTGACGAGGCATGTGATTTTAAGATGGCTTAGACTTCAACTTCTTACAGCATGAAGAAGCTTAAAAACGGGTCAGATGATTGCGTAGCGAATTACTCCAATGTTTTGGCCTACAGAAGCAAGGTATTCCATGCTTAGAAACGATAATTCTTCTTATATGATTAATAGTGCAGAATCTTCTTGTAAGCTCTGATTCAAGGACATTGATAGTAGTACATCTTTCCAGTCATCCATGAGAAAAAACTTCCACACTCGAGGTGCTCTAAAATGTTGATAAATTACTGAGCAAGTTCTATGCACTTGGCTAACGTATATGCCAAGTGCAGGTGCAACCTTCAAGCTTCCTATAACAAGTAGGAAAAATTATTACTCCTCTCAAATTCTATCATCGGTACCTCATATGTGCTGTCCAATGGAATAACTTGCAAGGTAATCTATACCAATAGACATCAGGATCAGCAACTCAATAGCTTTTCCCAGTAAATTGGTCGCACATtgaccaaaggaaaagaaagggattGATACACAGGTGGAAAAAGGGCCTGGCTTTCAATTGATACTTAATGTCTAGATACTTGTGACATGCTGATTCAACAACGAACCCATCTTTTAGCTTCACTACTATGGAGGTCACTTGCCGATTCACACCCAAAAGAGGCTTTCTAGCAAAACAAAGACAAATAGCTAGTTGGGCTCGGCTAGGCGACATAAGTTCATCGCAATGCCTCTTCAGTCAGAGAAAAGCAACAACCAGTCACACGGCACATATCACAACTACCCAAACTCCCAGAGAAAGCAAGAGCCCACTTTTGGCAAAGTGTTTCCTGCTCAATGTAGTTGAACCTGAAGGAGAGTCAATATAACCTCCGACCACACAATATGCGTTTATCATCAGTATTACTATATAACATGGTTggtcttgagttcaaatctaAGCAACCATACTTACAGTTACAGTGTTGCCCATTGACAACATAATAAATGGCAGCTCGTTCTTCAGCTTATTTTTCCCACACTATTAGCAAGAAATAAGAGTAACAATCCATCCTGCCGGATGCAGTTCTTTTTAATCGTTTCTCTTTGCACACACACGCATGAGTAGGCACGAGGCATCAACAGGGGTATCGCCAAAATCACAGATTTCGCAAGAGATCCGTACGAAACATATCTCTTTGCCACGGAACAAGTAATCAAGAAGACTCTCACCCACAAAATTTATAACCTTTCCCTTTGGGCCGTGAATTGATGATCTCCACGGAGAAatcacaagaagaaaagaaaaaaaaaaaggggcgaTTCCAAACGAAGCGACGAACGAGACAGGAGGCGGAAACTCACGTTGGGATCATCACCGAAGCCGTACATCATGTGCTGCACTGGAATTGAGCAGAATCTCCATAAGTAAAAATGATAATCGGACCAAAATAGAGGAGAAAAGATCACGAGAAGAGAGGAATGGACGGAAAGCATACGCTCTTTCTGGAAGATGCCGCGCTTGCGCTTGGAGGAGCTCTCGGAGGGCTGCGAGGAGGACGCGGCTCGCGCCTTCCCCGACGAAGACGCATTCATCCTCTCTCCGCCCCCCAACTATATGCTTCAAGCAAAGCCCGATCGATTACGCGCTACAACTGGCTAGGAAGAGAGGCGAATATGGATTCAGCAGCGCGAACGAGCGCGCGCGcgcgctagagagagaaagagaggagagaggaggaaatTCGGGGCACTCGGTTCGGAGACTCCACGACCGGAGAAGATTTGAGAAGGGAGGGCGAAGGCCATATATATTGAAGTCCGGTCGGTTGTTGATGGAGTTGTGGAGTTGGGTGGGCCTGAAATTGATGGGCCGGGTGGAGTGGAGTCTACTATTGGGCCTCACGAGGAGATGGAAGAGGAGATCGAAGCCCATTCGACAGAGCCCTGCTTTAGCCTTGAATAGTACGCGCTTTTAGTCTTAAAATTTCCTATTTTcgattccttttctttattcgTCACCTTTTGAAGCTTGATCAAACGCGTTTGTCTCTCGATCCTCTTACTTCCACTTCCCTTCCTCCCTTGCGTTTCTTGGTTCGTCACGCCAACGTGGACACCCCTCGAATCGAAAGAGACATTTGCTTTAGTTCTTACGCGCCTTGGGGCTGGGCCGAAAAAGACTGGACCCCATTCAGACGCCTCTTTAATTTTGAACACTAGATAATCTTTATTAACATTTGTcgagcaatcaaataaataaataagtaaaagcTATCACAACTTTCATACTCTACTATTTCTCATGTTACGCACGGTCGAATATTTGAAACTCCAAACTTCTTTGAAACTTCTTAACAAGGCGTTCATCATGTTGTTTGTACGCTGACACTCCATTCAAAGACAGTCTAGCCTACGGGGGCACAACTAGTTGATCCTTTCGGTCCATGTTCCCTCAGATTTGGAAacgagcgagagcgagagcgacAGAGCTCCATGACTCATTAATTTGGCTTCCAACTGTAGAGATCAATTGGCCAAAGGCGTGAATTGTCAAAGTTCCACCATGGATTTGCTCAAAGAACAAAGAGAATTGTCTCCGTTTTAACTCTGAATATGGATTGATATGTACACTAATTCCTGGAAAGAGCATGGACCAGAAATAAATAACACGAGTAACAACTAATATCTGTTCTTTCCAACTCACTTCACCATCATGGCAATGGTTGCCACGACAGCATTAACAACGCAAGACAAACCAGGCTACCGCACGGTCTTCACCACGACAGCATTCAAGACATACCAGGCTACCGCGTGGTCTTCACCACTGAACATCGACGAGGGGCACTTTCCTCTTCTAGTTCGTTTATGCCTTCCCATTATCAAGGGCATTCTAGAGATGAAAATTGGGATAGCACTTGTTTGAGAATATTGACACCACGATGCATATAAGTACCTGACTTCATACATTGTCAGCAGGTAATCATCACCAGTAAAGCTGTTCTATAGACTGGGGAGATGCGACTGGTTCGGCCTATTGATTTGTGAAACAAGCAGCTTTATAGAAGGTTGTATGAAATCCAGTTCAAAACCATATATACTTATTCAAGCATCAAAACTAAATTAAGAACCAAGCTGCCATCCAAATTCAAGAGCCAGTTGTCATTCAGCTCGACTTCAACATGTGTTTCCATTCACCCTTATAGAGAAACTAATGAAAGTAACATCCGCAATGTAAAAACTTACACAAAATGACACAAAGTTCACATTATTTGGATGCACCATT
This genomic stretch from Eucalyptus grandis isolate ANBG69807.140 chromosome 3, ASM1654582v1, whole genome shotgun sequence harbors:
- the LOC104435930 gene encoding transcription initiation factor TFIID subunit 13 gives rise to the protein MNASSSGKARAASSSQPSESSSKRKRGIFQKELQHMMYGFGDDPNPLPETVALVEDIVLEYVTDFAHKAQDMGSKRGKLSVEDFLYLVRKDAPKLNRCKELLSMQEELKQARKAFDVDEEKLAASLD